The genomic DNA GAGGTAGGCAACGGGCGGAAATTGGACGATATCTTGCCCGAGGTCTTCGCCCTGGTCAGGGAGGCCGGGAGAAGAACCCTGAATATGCGGCATTTCGACTGTCAGCTCGTAGGCGGTATCGTCCTGCACCAGGGCAAGATCGCGGAGATGAAGACAGGCGAGGGCAAGACCCTGGTGGCCACCCTGGCCATTGTCCTCAACGCCTTGGCCGGCAAGGGCGCCCACCTGATCACGGTCAACGACTACCTGGCCCGGCGCGATTCCGAGTGGATGGGGAAAATCTACTCATTCCTGGGCCTCAGGGTCGGGGTCATTGTCCATGGCCTTTCGGACGAGGATCGGCAGGCGGCCTACGCGGCGGACATCACCTACGGGACCAACAACGAGTTCGGATTTGACTACCTCCGGGACAACATGAAGTTCTATCCCCGGCAACTCGTGCAGCGCGACCTCCACTATGCCATCGTGGACGAGGTGGACTCCATCCTCATTGACGAGGCCCGGACGCCGCTCATCATTTCTGGAGCCTCCCAGGACTCCACGGTCATGTACGGACAGATCGATGCCATCATCCCCATGCTCCACAAGGATCGCGACTTCACCGTGGACGAAAAGGCCCGGGCAGTGGCCCTGACGGACGATGGTGTGGGCCGGTGTGAATCCATCCTCAAGGTCGAGAATCTGTTCGATCCTGCCAACATCACCCTGCAGCATCACATTCTCCAGGCCCTCAAGGCCCACAACCTGTTTCAGCGGGATGTCGATTACATCGTCAAGGACGATCAGGTCATCATCGTGGACGAGTTCACGGGCCGACTCATGCCCGGACGTCGGTTCAGCGACGGGCTTCATCAGGCCTTGGAAGCCAAGGAGGGCGTCAAGGTCGAGGCCGAGAACCAGACCTTGGCCGCCATCACCTTCCAGAACTATTTCCGGATGTACGACAAGCTGGCCGGCATGACCGGAACCGCCGACACGGAGGCCGTGGAGTTCGGAGAGATCTACAGGCTGGAGGTCATCAGCATTCCCACCCACCGGCCCATGGTCCGTAAGGATAATCCCGACGTCATTCTCAGGACCCAGGCCGAAAAATACGTGGCCATCGCCGACGAGATCGAGGATCTCTACAGGTCCGGCCAGCCGGTTCTGGTGGGTACCACATCCATTGAGAAGTCCGAGCTTTTGGCCAAACTGCTGAAAAAACGGCAAGTCCCTCATGAAGTCCTGAACGCCAAGCAACACGAGCGAGAGGCCGAGATCGTGGCCAAGGCCGGCGAGCGCAAGCGGGTGACCATTGCCACGAACATGGCCGGACGGGGCACAGATATCGTCCTCGGCGAGGGGGTCCGGGAGCTCGGAGGGCTACACATTCTGGGTACGGAACGCCACGAGAGCCGACGCATCGACAACCAGCTCAGGGGGCGCAGCGGCCGCCAGGGCGACCCTGGATCGTCTCGGTTCTATCTGGCCCTGGACGACGACCTCCTTCGACTCTTCGGCTCGGACCGTATATCCGGCATCATGGAGCGTCTGGGCATGAAGGAGGGCGAGGCCATCGAGAACCGGATGATCTCCCGGGCCATTGAGAACGCCCAGCGGAAGGTTGAAGGGCATAACTTCGACATCCGCAAGCAGCTTCTGGACTACGACAATGTCATGAACCAGCAGCGGGAAGTGGTTTATTCCATGCGCCGGGAGCTCATGTTCGCGAGCGACTTGGAGGGCTATGTCCAGGAGTTCATCAACGATCTCCTGTCCGAGTACTATCTGCCATTGGGCCCCAAATCCAAGGAGGATCCTGAGGAGGCGAGGGCCCTGGTCAGGGGGCGACTGGATGAGATTTTCAACATGGCGGCCGAAATTCCCGGGAGCGAAGTGCCCGAACGGGAACGGACCCAGGAGGTGGTCCGATCGGTGCTCGAGCGCCTAAAGGGCACGGCCGG from Deltaproteobacteria bacterium includes the following:
- the secA gene encoding preprotein translocase subunit SecA; translated protein: MLQALTHKLFGSRNDRFLKRLDPVIKRINGLESGVRELRDEDFPFRIQSLKEEVGNGRKLDDILPEVFALVREAGRRTLNMRHFDCQLVGGIVLHQGKIAEMKTGEGKTLVATLAIVLNALAGKGAHLITVNDYLARRDSEWMGKIYSFLGLRVGVIVHGLSDEDRQAAYAADITYGTNNEFGFDYLRDNMKFYPRQLVQRDLHYAIVDEVDSILIDEARTPLIISGASQDSTVMYGQIDAIIPMLHKDRDFTVDEKARAVALTDDGVGRCESILKVENLFDPANITLQHHILQALKAHNLFQRDVDYIVKDDQVIIVDEFTGRLMPGRRFSDGLHQALEAKEGVKVEAENQTLAAITFQNYFRMYDKLAGMTGTADTEAVEFGEIYRLEVISIPTHRPMVRKDNPDVILRTQAEKYVAIADEIEDLYRSGQPVLVGTTSIEKSELLAKLLKKRQVPHEVLNAKQHEREAEIVAKAGERKRVTIATNMAGRGTDIVLGEGVRELGGLHILGTERHESRRIDNQLRGRSGRQGDPGSSRFYLALDDDLLRLFGSDRISGIMERLGMKEGEAIENRMISRAIENAQRKVEGHNFDIRKQLLDYDNVMNQQREVVYSMRRELMFASDLEGYVQEFINDLLSEYYLPLGPKSKEDPEEARALVRGRLDEIFNMAAEIPGSEVPERERTQEVVRSVLERLKGTAGDHYQEILRFFILEELDRSWKEHLLNMDYLKEGIGLRGYGQKDPKQEYKREGFEIFQDMLFRIKENVLKALSRIRLKVVQEEEFKHKEQKELQYAGGAEDQSKKKPVRRAEAKVGRNESCPCGSGKKFKKCCGK